In Dromaius novaehollandiae isolate bDroNov1 chromosome 3, bDroNov1.hap1, whole genome shotgun sequence, the following are encoded in one genomic region:
- the LOC112995844 gene encoding LOW QUALITY PROTEIN: T-cell activation Rho GTPase-activating protein-like (The sequence of the model RefSeq protein was modified relative to this genomic sequence to represent the inferred CDS: deleted 2 bases in 1 codon) — MCHSGIAVTPATATRGSPLRHRAIAGQRGQRQLSARRSPQLLLSHRAQVTRHQRTQHRHLLLFPHAVAIASFKRGSTFRLKHRVRLSELWVPCREEAVAAARPEDEDEVFGPKCSQTLILVWPTGLCVVTFGSQEVKPLWLDTILSQSQGAPGARVTRLPSLRLLTTVVGFYGPEVSLTARTVEALILAQAEAKKCPRADSSAAEEPLCQAAAGGAKGGKKVEISWPLAWRGSSATGDCPGQLGSGPRAALFGQPLALICGQGDALPQPVQELLDILHENGPATEGIFRKAASEKARRELQDELDRGGKVDLSSKPLHLLAVVLKDFLRNIPCKLLLADLYEEWLVALEKPSLQEKTAQLQEVAGKLPPANRLLLQRLLSLLHHISENAESSRMDARNLAICVGPNLLSPAMDDTLPPAMQKESTDKVTLLVELLINNCAAVFADDIALPLGPSTEESPERTVSSTEHPATAQHNLAAFNSPEPAAEGSPATSDLQQPKAASASVSSSCLSCLSAPSLTTWKQETSSMPRSFSEADLCCHRSNLEGRRRGPEVTQSEGHFPLPQTKHSLEERALQTTPCHPQVTLLKRHSLPTTSSGCSLQSSFALDGSVLTSSPLVPLPSPPQSFLKKAQAFPSKPKDDSSTRGRPVRKHSRAFSLANRSQALHQVPHSAGMPGGQELSERQLLEQRQSALLQKWNSAWHQEQEPQEAVQASKDYIAAQRSMGHSHPKRPFVLRRDSRHKGYRGAFSGYGCRVPFRN; from the exons ATGTGCCACTCTGGCATCGCAGTGACCCCGGCCACGGCCACCCGCGGGTCCCCATTGCGGCACCGTGCCATTGCAGGGCAGCGCGGGCAGAGGCAGCTCTCGGCCCGGCG gagcccccagctgcTCCTCAGCCACCGTGCGCAGGTGACGCGGCACCAGCGCACGCAGCACCGGCACCTGCTGCTCTTCCCGCACGCCGTGGCCATCGCCAGCTTCAA ACGCGGCTCCACCTTCCGGCTGAAGCACCGGGTGCGCCTCAGCGAGCTGTGGGTGCCGTGCCGCGaggaggcggtggcggcggccaGGCCAGAGGACGAGGACGAGGTCTTTGGCCCCAAGTGCAGCCAGACCCTCATCCTCGTCTGGCCCACGGGCCTCTGCGTGGTCACTTTTGG gtcgcaggaggtgaagccGCTGTGGCTGGAcaccatcctcag CCAGAGCCAGGGAGCCCCGGGAGCCAGAGTCACCCGCCTGCCCTCCCTGCGGCTCCTCACCACGGTGGTCGGCTTCTACGGGCCC GAGGTGTCGCTGACCGCCAGGACCGTGGAGGCGCTCATTTTGGCACAG GCTGAAGCCAAGAAATGCCCCCGGGCGGACTCTTCAGCCGCTGAAGAGCCACTTTGCCAGGCGGCCG CAGGTGGAGCGAAGGGAGGCAAGAAGGTGGAGATCTCCTGGCCCCTGGCTTGGAGAGGAAGCTCTGCCAccggggactgcccagggcagctaGGCTCAGGCCCCCGAGCGGctctctttgggcagcctctggcccTCATCTGTGGGCAAGGCgatgccctgccccagccagtccag GAGCTCCTGGATATCCTCCATGAGAATGGACCGGCCACAGAGGGCATTTTCAGGAAAGCTGCCAGCGAGAAGGCGCGCAGGGAGCTGCAAGACGAGCTGGACAGAGGCGGGAAGGTTGATCTGTCCAGCAAACCCCTGCACCTGCTGGCAGTGGTGCTGAAG gacttcctgaGAAACATCCCCTGCAAACTGCTCCTGGCCGACCTCTATGAGGAGTGGCTGGTAGCGCTGGAGAAGCCCAGCCTGCAGGAGAAGACTGCGCAACTGCAAGA GGTGGCTGGCAAGCTGCCTCCAGCAAACCGCCTCTTGCTCCAGCGCTTGCTCTCGCTGCTCCACCACATCAGCGAGAATGCAGAGAGCAGCCGGATGGATGCCAGGAACCTGGCAATCTGCGTGGGGCCAAACTTGCTCAGCCCCGCCATGGACGACACGCTCCCGCCGGCCATGCAGAAAGAGAGCACTGACAAG GTGACACTCTTGGTGGAGCTGCTCATCAACAACTGTGCAGCAGTCTTTGCGGACGACATTGCCTTGCCACTCGGGCCCTCGACCGAGGAGTCACCGGAGCGCACAGTCAGCTCCACAG AACACCCAGCTACTGCTCAGCACAACCTTGCTGCCTTCAACAGCCCCGAGCCTGCAGCTGAAGGCAGCCCCGCCACCTCGGACCTGCAGCAGCCGAAGGCGGCAAGCGCTTCTGTGAGCAGCAGTTGTCTGAGCTGCCTCTCTGCCCCGTCGCTCACTACCTGGAAGCAGGAGACGAGCAGCATGCCCAGGAGCTTCTCAGAGGCAGACCTGTGCTGCCACAGGAGCAACCTggaaggcaggagaaggggccCGGAGGTAACCCAAAGCGAAGGGCATTTTCCCCTTCCACAGACAAAGCACAGCTTGGAGGAGAGGGCACTGCAAACAACGCCTTGCCATCCCCAAGTCACCCTTCTCAAACGGCACTCTCTCCCCACAACCTCCTCcggctgctccctgcagagctcctttgCTCTC GATGGCTCGGTCCTCACCAGCTCTCCATTAGTTCCACTGCCGAGCCCCCCACAAAGCTTTCTCAAGAAGGCCCAGGCTTTTCCCAGCAAGCCCAAGGACGACAGCAGCACACGCGGCAGACCCGTCAGAAAGCACTCCAGGGCGTTCTCTCTTGCAAACCGCAGCCAAGCGCTCCACCAAGTCCCACATTCTGCAGGCATGCCTGGAGGACAGGAGCTTTCTGAGAGACAGCTCCTCGAGCAAAGAcaatcagctctcctgcagaagtGGAACTCAGCATGGCACCAGGAACAAGAGCCTCAGGAAGCCGTCCAGGCTTCCAAAGATTACATTGCTGCGCAGAGATCGATGGGGCACAGCCACCCTAAACGCCCATTTGTGCTCCGCAGAGACAGCAGGCATAAGGGCTATCGAGGGGCATTCTCCGGCTATGGGTGCCGAGTCCCATTTAGAAACTGA